CTCGTGCAGGAGAGGGAGTCTTTTCAAATAGGGGAAGTGGGGGAAGTACAGGGAGAAGTTAGTTCCTCATCTTCTTCTCTAATGCCTACACTATTAATTGCCCCGACTTCAGTTGTGGGAAACTGGCAGAAAGAAATTACCAAGTTTGCGCCCCAACTTAAAACAATGGTGCATCACGGGAGTAGCCGCATTCAGCAGGAGGAAGATTTTAAAACAGCTAGCTTACAGCATGATGTAGTGATTACCTCCTTTACTCTGGCTCGCAAAGATGAAAAACTACTTGGTAGTATCAACTGGCAGCGTGTAGTGCTGGATGAAGCGCAAAACATTAAAAACCCTAAAGCTGCACAGACCAAAGCTATTTTGAAACTATCGGCAAAACACCGACTGGCGTTGACGGGAACTCCTGTAGAAAACCGCTTGCTGGATTTGTGGTCAATTTTTAACTTTCTCAACCCCGGTTACTTGGGGAAAGAAGCGCACTTTCGTAAGTCATTTGAGATTCCAATTCAGAAAGAAAATGACAAAGTAAAATCAACTACCCTCAAAAAGTTAGTTGAACCATTGATTTTGCGGCGAGTCAAGACTGACCAATCTATCATCAATGATTTGCCTGATAAAATTGAACAAAAACTATATACGAATTTAACGAAAGAACAAGCATCCCTCTACGAAGTTGTTGTAAAGGATGTGGAGGAAAAACTGCAAACAGCAGAGGGAATTCAACGTAAAGGATTAATCCTCTCTACGCTAATGAAATTGAAGCAGATTTGCAACCATCCAGCACAATTTTTACAAGATGGGAGTGAATTTTTGCCTGAACGTTCCCATAAATTGAGTCGTTTAGCAGAGATGGTGGAAGAGGCTTTATCAGAAGGAGAAAGCCTCCTTATTTTTAGTCAATTTACTGAGATATGCGAAAGTCTGGAGAAATATCTGAAACACACTCAGCACTGCAACACTTACTATCTGCATGGCGGTACTAGTCGCCAACGACGGGAGAAAATGATTGGTGAATTCCAAGATCCAGAAACAGAATCGTCTGTTTTTATACTTTCTCTCAAAGCAGGTGGTGTTGGTATTACCCTTACTAAAGCTAACCATGTTTTCCACTTTGACCGTTGGTGGAATCCAGCAGTAGAAAATCAAGCAACTGACCGTGCTTTCCGTATTGGTCAAAAGAAGAATGTTTTTGTTCATAAATTTGTTGCTATTGGTACTTTAGAAGAGAGAATTGACCAGATGATTGAAGATAAGAAAAAACTCTCTGCTGCTGTTGTTGGTGCTGATGAATCTTGGCTAACAGAACTGGATAACGAAGCTTTTAAGGAACTCATTACATTAAATAAAAGCGCGATTTTGGAATAGAGAATCCAGAACGCAGAACTCAGAACTCAGAATTTTGAGTTATAACAACTAAGTTCTGTGTTCTGAACTTTAGGAGTTAGTGATGAAGAGGGAGCCAGCAAAGACTTTTCAGGATTTGATTGTTTGGCAAAAGGCGCATCAATTTGTTTTAGGAGTCTATCGGTTTAGTACTGATTTCCCTAAAACAGAAATTTACGGATTAACTTCCCAACTGAGACGAGCAGCAGTTTCTATTCCAGCTAATATTGCAGAAGGATTTAGGAAAAAAACGGCTCCTGATAAACTGCGATTTCTCAATATTGCCCATTGTTCGCTAGAAGAGTGCCGTTATTACTTAATTCTGGCAAAAGACCTTGAATATGGAAACACTTTAGATTTGACATCTCAACTTGAAGAAGTGAGCAGGTTGCTAACAGCCTATTCCACTTCCATTCTCAATTCCGACTTCTGAGTTCTGAGTTCTGCATTCTGAGTTCTTTCCTGGAGTAATTTATGGCTAAATTTAGTCGAACTTGGTGGGGCGATCGCTTTATTAAAGCACTGGAAGCTTTTACCGATGATTCTAGACTCCAACGTGGACGCTCTTATGCTCGTGGTGGTAAAGTGTTGAGCTTTGAGATTGAGCAAAATCACATCACGGCTATGGTAAAAGGGTCAGTTAATCCCTATTTTGGAGTTTACAAAGAACCAACATACCACATTTCAATTGAAATTACACCCATTGCCAAAACACGTTGGAAGGAAATTATCCAACAACTTTCATCCAAAGCGAGTATTGTTTCTCGACTGCTGCTTAATGAAGTCCCAGAAAACATTGAAGACTCCTTTTCGGAATTAGGATTACACCTATTACCTCATAACAAAAAAGACTTTAAAACTTCATGTTCTTGTCCAGATTATGCCAATCCCTGCAAACATATTGCTGGAGTTTACTATTTAGTCGCTTCTCAACTGGATCAGAACCCATTTTTGCTATTTGAACTACGAGGGTTATCCAAAGCAGAACTTCAGGCAAAACTAGCTGAGTCGCCCTTGGGTAAAGCACTTTCAGAAGAACTCGATGCTAAAGAAGTTAAGATAGAGGCTTCAACTTCTTTCTATACAAAACTTTCTAAACAGCAGATTCACCAAAAGCCAACTGCAAGGGAATTTTGGTTAGGGACAAAGCGATTACCTCAAACCATTGAAGTTGCAACTCCAAGCGCAGTTTCAGCAATTTTGATTAAGAAACAGGGGGATTTTCCTGCTTTTTGGCAAAAGGATAATTCTTTTATTGAAGCAATGGAGGAATTATATCAGCGAGTGAAAACGAAAAATCAGAATTTGATGTGAGGTTGTCTGTATCTGTTTGGGAAATTTCTGGCAACAGGCTGAACCTCTCATTACCGAATTTCAGTACGCTCATATTCAACGGATGTGACATCAGGGTAAAATGGAAATTAGAAAATAAACATCGTGGATACAAAGATGATTGTCAAAGTGACAGATGATGGAAAACTAGAAATACCATCAGAATTGTTAGAAAAACTAAAGCCATTGACTGAGTATGAAGTTTCAGTCACAGAAGATGAAATCGTGTTCAAAAAAATCCGTCAACCACTAACATTAAAAGAATTAAGAAGACGAGTACAAGAAGCAGGTTTAGACTCCAATCAACCTACACTGGAAGAAATCAGTCAGATAGTCAAGGAAGTACGACAAGAACTTTGGACTGAAAAATGAAAGTTGTAGTTGATGTTAACGTTTGGATATCAGCTTTGTTGTGGGGAGGTGTACCAGATAAAGTTTTAATACTTGCAGAAGACAAGAAAATTACTATTTTTGCTTCTAAAGCTTTATTTCTAGAATTAGAAACAACTTTACGCCGTAGAAAATTTCAGTCCAAAATCCAATCTTTAGATTTGAATGTAGATGATGTCATTAATGTGACAAAAGATGTCATACAGATGTGTCCAGATATTTCTGTTGATGCACCTCAACTACGCGATTCCAAAGATAATAAAATTTTAGCTGCAGCTGTTGCAGCGAGTGCGGAAGTCATTATTACTGGTGATTTAGATTTACTAGTCTTGACTGAATTTAATCAAATTCCCATTTTGACACCTCAAGATTTTCTGTCTCGCTATTTTCCGGAAAGCTGATAATTAGTTAATACTGTTCAGATAAGATCCTTCACTACCCAATTTCAGTACGCTGATATTCATCAAAGTTTGACAGAAATTTTTCTGATGTTAAACTACTCTATAAGCCCATATTTCAAACTTAGCTTCAGAAGAGAGAACTTCTTCGAGAGATTTGTAATGCTGAATACAAAACTCTTCAAGTTCATTCATAATCTTGTGAAATATCTCATCTGGTACCTGCCAACATAAGCCGTATGCTCGTGCTCTAAAAAAACCTAATAACTCTCTGACTGTGTTTTTAACTGTCCATTCTTTGGCAACGAAGTAATTTGACTTGCATCCTTTGCTGTGGAAATATTCCTCTACATTTATTTCTTGGATGGCTGCATTGATACGCTTTGATTTTTGCTTATAACCCTGATACTTAGCCAGGATAGCTCGAAAATAATCTTCAAATTCTTTGCGAACTGGCGGCGTGATCCATTGACAGTTGAGATAAAAGCCTCTAGGTTTCAGTACTCGATTAATGTCATCCAAAAATGCTTTCCAATCAGAAACAGTATGAACCATATGAACAGTCAGTACAACGTCGAAGCTATTGTCTGGAAAAGGCAAATGTGAAGCATCAGTATGAATCAACTTCAAATTTGGGGGAATTTCATTAAATTTCTGACGGAACTGCTCGAGCATTTCTTCAGAAATATCAATTCCTGTGACTGAATAACCACGCCTAACGAAGGGAAGAACATTTAAACCTGTACCAACACCTGGTTCTAGAAAAGATGTCTCAGGTATTGCACAAACAAGTTCAAGGATAAAGTCTGCCACTTCCTCTGCCACTGGCTCTGTTAACCAGCGCGTTTGGTCATAGATTTGTGCAATCTTGTCGTAATAGTTCATTCCTGGTGGAAAGAAAAGACGGTTAACGATGAAAATAGAGATGGATGTCGTTTGATATTCTGGCTTAAATCTGCAAATTTATTGTAAGTATATCAGTGAGTGTGAACAAATCAGTGACCATTCAAAAAACTTCTGCGACAGAAAACCATAATCCTCAGAACCACAACCGAAAAGGTTGGTTATTATGGTTAGGTTTGGGCGGGATGGCGATGGTTTCAGCAACAGCGGGAGGGTTGTTAGCATTTTCTTTGACCAGTACACCTTTAATGCAGGCAGATTTGAGTCCACGCGAGGCGGCAGTTTTTGATACCGATCACATCTCCGGACAGGGGCTGCAATTTTCTGAGTTAACTCGCCCCGTCAATATTTTAGTTATGGGAATGAGCGTACTCTCAACAGATATTCAAAGCCCTCATGAACAAACTAAAAATCTCGGATACCTACCTCAGGTTAACTCCTTTGATGGTCTTTCGGATGTTATGCTTTTGCTGCGATTTAATCCAGAAAAGAAAAAAATAGTCATGCTTTCTATTCCCAGAGATACCCGTGTCCCTATTGAGGGGCATGGTGTGGGGAAAATTAATGCAGCGAATGTTGAAGGTGGACCGGCTTTAAGTGCCAAGACTATCAGTACACTGTTGGGAGGAGTAGAAATTGACCGATATGTGCGGATAAATATTTTGGGAGTTAGCAAGCTGATAGATGCTTTGGGAGGAGTGACGGTTGATGTCCCTAAAGATATGAAATACCAAGATGATTCCCAGCACTTATACATCAATTTAAAGAAAGGGTTGCAGCATCTCAACGGCGACCAAGCATTACAACTGTTGCGCTACCGTCATGATAGCCGTGGGGATATTGGTCGGGTTGAGCGACAGCAAATGGTTATAAGGGCACTGATGGAGCAAACCCTCAACCCCCAGACTTTAGGACGATTCCCTAAAATTGTCAAGGTTATTCAATCTCATATCGACACTAATTTGAGGGTTGAAGAGTTGATGACACTGGCAGGTTTTGGAATGCAAACCAATGGCTCGGATGTAGAGATGTTAATGGTTCCGGGTAAGTTTAGCGCGAAGGGGGAGTTTGATGCTAGCTACTGGATGCCAGATGGCGATCGCATCGCTGCTATGATGACTCAACACTTTGATTTAGAGTCGGTAACACGACAAGCATTTGATCCAAGTCATTTGCACATAACTCTTCAAGACACCACAGGTAGCGAAAGCACGAGTCTCGAAGGTTTAATGACAACTTTACAACAAGCTGGTTATTCCAATGTTTATATATCTAAGTCTTGGAGTGAGCCTGTCAGTGAGACTCATATTATCGCCCAACCAGAAGATAACGCAAGTGCTGAAGCTATTCGCAGTACTTTGGGGTTTGGGGAAGTCCAAGTGCAAAGCACCCATCACCTCGACTCACATATTACCATCGTGCTGGGAAAGGATTGGTTGCAGCAACAATCTACTGATTTGTCTTATTAAATTCGCAGTGATAAATTTTACTTCTCTTTTGACTTTTGACTTTTGTTAACTTTAAGATAGTACGAGTGAACTATCTTAAGGATGGAATGTCTGATTTAATTCTGTTTTGGCATCGTCGCGATTTGCGTATTTCGGATAACACAGGACTCTTGGCTGCACGAAAGCAGAGTCCAAAGGTCGTGGGTGTGTTTTGCCTCGACCCAAATATTTTGGAACGCGATGATGTTGCTCCGGTTCGAGTGACTTACATGATTGGCTGTTTGCAGTCGCTACAGGAGCGATATGCTCAAGCTGGTAGCCAGTTGTTAGTTCTCCACGCCAATCCTACGAAAGCAATTCCAGAACTGGCAGCGGCTGTTGGCGCTCAGGCTGTATTTTGGAATTGGGATGTAGAACCTTATTCTCAAGAACGCGATCGCACCGTTATAGAAGCGCTGAAAGAAAAAGGTATCCAGTTTCTTCCAGAAAACTGGGATCAGCTACTACACTCCCCAGAAGATATTCGTACTGGTTCCAACGCTCCTTACACCGTTTATACTCCCTTTTGGAAAAATTGGAGTAACAAACCAAAGGCGTCTCCTGTAGAGACGAGCCATGGCGCGTCTCTACAAAATATGACGGGATTGACAGAAGCTGAAAAGGAAATTGCAAAGGCTTCTGGAGTGATAGAATTACCCTCAGCCAAAGATTTAGGTTTCCACTGGGATGGAGAATTGGTCATTGCACCTGGTGAGGCGGCGGCGCAAGAACGGTTAGAGGAATTTTGCGCCAGTGCGATTAATGAATACAAAGAACAGCGCAATTTCCCCGCAGTTGATGGTACATCCAGATTGAGTGCGGCTTTGAAATTTGGTGTGATTGGGATTCGCACCGTTTGGCAAGCAACTGTGGAGGCGTTAGAAAATAGCCGCAGTGAGGAAACAGAAACCAGCATCCGTGCATGGCAACAGGAACTAGCGTGGCGGGAATTTTATCAACACGCGATGTATCACTTCCCAGAACTAGCAGAGGGTGCTTTCCGAGAAACTCTGAAAAACTTTCCTTATGACAATAACGAAGAATACTTCCAAGCTTGGTGTGAAGGTAGAACTGGCTATCCCATCGTAGATGCAGCAATGCGCCAGATGAATGAACTTGGCTGGATGCACAACCGCTGTCGGATGATTGTCGCGAATTTCCTAACCAAAGACTTGCTGATAAATCCCCAATTGGGAGAAAAATACTTTATGCAGAAGCTGATTGATGGCGATTTATCTGCCAACAATGGTGGCTGGCAATGGAGTGCTTCTAGCGGTATGGACCCCAAACCCTTGCGAATATTCAACCCTGCAAGTCAGGCGCAAAAGTTTGACCAAGAGGGGGACTACATCAGGCAATGGGTTCCGGAATTGCGGTCTATGGATACGGAATATTTGGTAACTGGTAAAATTTCACCTTTAGAACGGGATGCTATTGGCTATCCTCATCCAATTGTGGATCACAATCAACAGCAACGACAGTTTAAAGAGCGATATCAACGGCAAAAAGATGGATTAGGAACGCTGGGCTGAAAATTAAGCATTGGCGATTGATGCGGTGAGTAAATATAGAGCAACTCAATTGAATAACGTATAGATTTACCTGTATTTATCTGTATTTATCTGTGTCCATCTGTACGCCAGTCGCCACAACGGGGGGAACCCTCCGTGCCTCCTGCGGAGGAGCTTTGCTAACGCGTAGCGTGCGCTTTGCGCTCAGTTTGCCCGGAGGGAAACCCTCCTTGCAACTTCTCACCGCAAGGCGCTGGCTCGTCCATCTGTGGTTCAAAAATTCATAAATCGTATTTTTGCAAGAAGTCTATCTTGGATGTCGCAATTCATCTCCCGTTACAGGCTTCGCCTTAACGGTGAGATGAATTGCGACCAATAAAAAACATGGCTTCGCAATACCTTGGTGTAGTAGAATATACTTGCCACCAAAAAAGTTAGGGTTAGGCAAGATTGGTGTTTCTCCACCAGACAACTCGCATCACCAAAAAGAAATACCTGATTAACAGGGGGGTCGAATGTTGTGAATCAGACAAACGATACATCAGAATAAGTATTTTGTGACTGCGGTCGGGCAGCCCGTGGTAGTAAAACAGATGCTTGTGGAGGGGAATCTGTCGGGGTCAGTGCCTGTGGGAGAGTTTTTAACTGGTTATACCACAGTGGGCTAGAAAAACCTGTTGAAGCAAGAATCTCCCTTCACAGGCGAAGCCTTGAAGGTGAGAGTGTCAATGAACAATACGGTTCAGATAAGACCAAAACCCTTATCAGGAACACAATGTAGAGACGCGCCATGGCGCGTCTCTACACCTGACCGAATCTCACCAAAAATCCTTAACTGAACCGTATTGCAACTTAACCCACTAACTCCTGTGCCCGCTTCGCCAACGCCTGTGCAGTCAAACCATTAAACGCCATCAACTCACCTGCACTCGCTGTCGTCTCTCCACGCTTCCACGCGAAGGTATCACGCTTGCTGGTACTCCGCAGCATAATGGGTTCCAGCATCGCCGAAGCGCCACCCGTCACACCAATGAGTGCATCGCCAGCAAACAATTCGGCAAATTTCTCATCTTCCAAGAAACCGCCATCGGGTTCAGAACAAGTATCCCAAGCGGTATCGTGGGGACGATACAAGCGACGGGGGTTAATAACAGAAACAATTCTTGTACCAATACCTTGTTGTTCTAATAAAGCAGCAGCTTCAAATACTGGTGTTAATGTCATATCGCCAATAACGGCAAACACAACTTTTTTATCTCCAGGAACTTCTTGCAACACTAACGCACCATCGCGCAAAGCTTGACGAGTTTGTTCCAAAGTGGTGCGAATTGGCAATGGCGACTTACTCGCAGTAATCACAATTCCCTTATTCTTAGTCGTCAGGGCCCACTCATAACACACTTGGATACTGTTAGCATCGGGAGGGAATAATGGGAACACATTGCCATTCCGCATCAAGGAAGCAAAATAAGCTTCAATTTCTGGACGTTGGTGAGTCCAACCATTGCGCCCTTGCTCTAATGCCCCGGCAGTAAATAAAGTAATAGTCGAGGGAGTAGGACGCCGCAATTCTGCCATTGCTTGCGTGACTGTTTGCCAAATTGGTAAACCGTTGATGGCAAAAGATTCGTAGGAACACCACAAAGTCCGCGCACCCATCAACGATAAACCAGCAGCTAACCCCGCACAAGCATCTTCACTCAA
The sequence above is a segment of the Mastigocladopsis repens PCC 10914 genome. Coding sequences within it:
- a CDS encoding four helix bundle protein yields the protein MKREPAKTFQDLIVWQKAHQFVLGVYRFSTDFPKTEIYGLTSQLRRAAVSIPANIAEGFRKKTAPDKLRFLNIAHCSLEECRYYLILAKDLEYGNTLDLTSQLEEVSRLLTAYSTSILNSDF
- a CDS encoding SWIM zinc finger family protein translates to MAKFSRTWWGDRFIKALEAFTDDSRLQRGRSYARGGKVLSFEIEQNHITAMVKGSVNPYFGVYKEPTYHISIEITPIAKTRWKEIIQQLSSKASIVSRLLLNEVPENIEDSFSELGLHLLPHNKKDFKTSCSCPDYANPCKHIAGVYYLVASQLDQNPFLLFELRGLSKAELQAKLAESPLGKALSEELDAKEVKIEASTSFYTKLSKQQIHQKPTAREFWLGTKRLPQTIEVATPSAVSAILIKKQGDFPAFWQKDNSFIEAMEELYQRVKTKNQNLM
- a CDS encoding putative toxin-antitoxin system toxin component, PIN family — encoded protein: MKVVVDVNVWISALLWGGVPDKVLILAEDKKITIFASKALFLELETTLRRRKFQSKIQSLDLNVDDVINVTKDVIQMCPDISVDAPQLRDSKDNKILAAAVAASAEVIITGDLDLLVLTEFNQIPILTPQDFLSRYFPES
- a CDS encoding class I SAM-dependent methyltransferase, whose translation is MNYYDKIAQIYDQTRWLTEPVAEEVADFILELVCAIPETSFLEPGVGTGLNVLPFVRRGYSVTGIDISEEMLEQFRQKFNEIPPNLKLIHTDASHLPFPDNSFDVVLTVHMVHTVSDWKAFLDDINRVLKPRGFYLNCQWITPPVRKEFEDYFRAILAKYQGYKQKSKRINAAIQEINVEEYFHSKGCKSNYFVAKEWTVKNTVRELLGFFRARAYGLCWQVPDEIFHKIMNELEEFCIQHYKSLEEVLSSEAKFEIWAYRVV
- a CDS encoding LCP family protein, whose protein sequence is MTIQKTSATENHNPQNHNRKGWLLWLGLGGMAMVSATAGGLLAFSLTSTPLMQADLSPREAAVFDTDHISGQGLQFSELTRPVNILVMGMSVLSTDIQSPHEQTKNLGYLPQVNSFDGLSDVMLLLRFNPEKKKIVMLSIPRDTRVPIEGHGVGKINAANVEGGPALSAKTISTLLGGVEIDRYVRINILGVSKLIDALGGVTVDVPKDMKYQDDSQHLYINLKKGLQHLNGDQALQLLRYRHDSRGDIGRVERQQMVIRALMEQTLNPQTLGRFPKIVKVIQSHIDTNLRVEELMTLAGFGMQTNGSDVEMLMVPGKFSAKGEFDASYWMPDGDRIAAMMTQHFDLESVTRQAFDPSHLHITLQDTTGSESTSLEGLMTTLQQAGYSNVYISKSWSEPVSETHIIAQPEDNASAEAIRSTLGFGEVQVQSTHHLDSHITIVLGKDWLQQQSTDLSY
- a CDS encoding cryptochrome/photolyase family protein, which produces MSDLILFWHRRDLRISDNTGLLAARKQSPKVVGVFCLDPNILERDDVAPVRVTYMIGCLQSLQERYAQAGSQLLVLHANPTKAIPELAAAVGAQAVFWNWDVEPYSQERDRTVIEALKEKGIQFLPENWDQLLHSPEDIRTGSNAPYTVYTPFWKNWSNKPKASPVETSHGASLQNMTGLTEAEKEIAKASGVIELPSAKDLGFHWDGELVIAPGEAAAQERLEEFCASAINEYKEQRNFPAVDGTSRLSAALKFGVIGIRTVWQATVEALENSRSEETETSIRAWQQELAWREFYQHAMYHFPELAEGAFRETLKNFPYDNNEEYFQAWCEGRTGYPIVDAAMRQMNELGWMHNRCRMIVANFLTKDLLINPQLGEKYFMQKLIDGDLSANNGGWQWSASSGMDPKPLRIFNPASQAQKFDQEGDYIRQWVPELRSMDTEYLVTGKISPLERDAIGYPHPIVDHNQQQRQFKERYQRQKDGLGTLG